tattattattattacctgaGCCTCCACTGTCCACTCCTCCACTTGGTCTTTGTCCGTACTGCTGTACGTAGTTTCTGGAATGAACTGTCTGTTTACAAACTAGAACAcaagaaaaagttaaaaataaataagaaaatgtgatacaacaaaaaagaaaaaaataacaacgcTTCACTGCAAAAGGTGTGGTTTGAGGAATTCCTTATGCATTATTAATGTAGTATTCAAAAGAAAACTCACTTCTGTGGTTTCCACTTGAATTTGCTCTGCGTATTTCTCAGTAGCTGTTCcttctggaggaaaaaaaagcaaatatggAAACAGTTTTCTTACAcggtaaaatatttttacacacaTATATGCTAATGTGCTGATAGTTACCAGGTTCTGATGGCGGCTTCACAGGCTGAGACTCAGCCACCACTGTCTGCTCCTcttgctcctcttcctcctcacacGTCCCATTCTGATGAGTCTGTGCTCTGTCAAAGTAACCACTCAGCAGCACTTTGTCCAGAGTGTCCTTCAGTGATTTGTCTAGACCGAAGACAACATGAcaagtcaaaacaaaacaaaaagcatgGCCTAAGGATATCCACCTatatataaaagcaagaagcgtctgtctctgtgtgtgtgtgtgtgtgtgtgtgtgtgtgtgtgtgtgtgtgtgtgtgtgtgtgtgtgtgtgtctagggcaggggttggcaaccttttccatgaaaagagccattgttggccaaaaaacaaaaagaaaagtccctctggagccacatctttgagccttataatgaaagtaatttgcCAATTTTTCACTGCAAATCAAGCAAATCACTCAGTGTGAAGTACTGGCAGCTATTGTAAACaaatctgtcttttctgttgtagctagttttggcaaaaatgtaTAGGGCGAGGAGCCAGATGGTCAtaggctatgatgcacatttcagtcgagttttttttcctgtctctatggtacacatttttataattggaTAATGCAAGTATCACTACAATGATGTGGATTAAACTGTAGACAAAttccatatatatttttttgtcaaagcaacagggagccactggAGAGGGGCCAAAGAGCCACATGTTGctctggagcctcaggttgcctacccctggtctagggcatatctctctgaccagggtaacctcagatttcgtatgtggcttgcgcatggcacgaaggtgtgcatcctcgatttttcaaaatatcattattgacGTAGCACGTgttgcattgcactgtttccgatcagaCGCCTTTctggggagctccgccccattgtgtgataggcctacacctggtcagtaacacaattcactctggagcGAAAGTCTATtcagcctacctatctttttgagttttaaagtgcgcaaCAAGGTTcatttttccaataatattcaaatagtttccagcgaatatcaatgttcagtgtgtatgttctggatggtgtgcgtaccttatgaaaagcaAGTGTTTTTTGGAGTTGCagatgaatacatacttcctacgggcactgcactagcatatatacatgcattttcaaattaattatgTTTATGTAGTGGGGGAACAGGAACCATCAAAATACTTACACGTGGACCCTGCCACAGCCTTGTCTCGGCCCTCAAGCAAGTCCCACAGGTGTACCGAGGCCTCTTCATATTGCTCAGTCAACCTGCAAGTTACACAAAAAGGTAATTATACGTTTTGGTAGTACGCTATCAGCCCTCAATGTCAATATCCAGACTCGCTGTAACAGGTAGAACAATCAAATATTAGTGGCACCTCATACCTGACGTCATAGTTCCTATCAGGTCCAACCAGTTTGTAAAACTCATCAAGGGATGTGAGATCAGCGTCACTGAGCAAAGGGGAACCGGTGGCGTCGGGCCGTTTAAGGTCCTGCCGAACATTCTCATCCCCTAACTGGTCCAGTAAAAACTGAAGCTCCAAAACGGTCTTCAGCCGCCGCTGTTCGCCCTCTTCCCGCTGCAGCTGCTCTCGTCTAGCGGTCTTCTTCAGCGCCTTTTGAATCTAAACAGTCAGACATGTTTTGGTGCATTTAGTTTCACATGGTTTCCAAAACAATTCATTACCTCATCAAGTTTCACTCTGTACATTACTGCTCTTCTAAAACTTAAAGTGAACAGGGTTGTACGTGTCAATCACTCTCCTGTTCTCTtcaaggaacactccaccgttttttcatattaaaacatgttattcggtcaagtaagacgagttgatacagacctcttgcgtctcaatgcgtgcactcaatcgccctggcgcgcggcgccacttggctagcacttagcttagcccagttcattcattaggatccaaacagatggacagttagaagcgaccaaactcctccacgttttccctatttaaatacagctacacgagtagttaaacgaccaagtatggcgacacaaaataaaacgtggcgcttttctaagtggataaaaaggagaactataatgtatggcggaatagcacttgggagcacttcgactcggcgcagtaatatcatcactcctgaaaaatcttctccccctccctctccctctcacttccgtcaacaGAACCAACGTGAGCTGCACCAGGAGTAGTAGTTCGAGCAGAGCTGTCGAAGTATCAGGTTGTAGGAAGATATTTGTGAACAATCATGGTTATAACGTGCATCGTAAAGGGTTGCGATAACAAGCtgttgacggaagtgagagggagcggaagtgagagggagggggagaagatttttcaggagtgatgatattactgcgccgagtcgaagtgctcccaagtgctattccgccatacattatagttctcctttttatccgtttagaaaagcgccacgttttattttgtgtcgccatacttggtcgtttaactactcgtgtagctgtatttaaatagggaaaacgtggaggagtttggtcgcttctaactgtccatctgtttggatcctaatgaatgaactgggctaagctaagtgctagtcAAGTGGCGCCgcacgccagggcgattgagtgcacgcattgagacgcaagaggtctgtatcaactcgtcttacttgaccgaataacatgttttaatatgaaaaaacggtggagtgttcctttaatgaCCCGCAATATTTGAAGCTTTTCTAAAAGAAGTctctatattgtaattttttcttaTGATGGGTTGTTATGATATGCAGCCTCCAGTCTTATCCCTGGAGGACAGTATCAGTTACAACAGGTCATGGTAACCATAATATTTCCAAGCAAGATCTTGATAAAGAATTTGCTTTTATAAGACTGACTGAATAACTGAGTAGGAGTAGAGTTTCCTGACTTTGTAAGCAGTAAATGTTACTCAAGGGCAATATCACACTGATAAAACCTTTGAATAAAAAGTATTATAATTGATTAGCGAACAACCTTAACTCAGGACTCACCTCTTGACCCAATGCCAGGAAGTTTTTCTGCAATTCTCGAGCAAAGTCAAGGTTGTTGGTGATCTCTTGGTACTTTGTCAAGGCATCCTGCACATACATCATGACAAGAGAATGTAGATTATTCAAACATTTTACTCTAATAGAACAAATACAGATGCACTGATTTCCAGAATGTTGAGAAAACTGATgggattttcctttttttaaaaataatatttatttgtcattaaaTGTAggtgtataacattttatagcaTTTACATTACTAAAAACAAAGCTGTATACACAACTGCTATTGTTTGATCTTACCAGCTGATCCTGATTCAGTTGTTCTCCCTTACTCTTTCTTGCCTGACAGTCATCCAGCTTGGACTGTAAGAACGttgagaaacacaaaatgagaaactgACAGAAGACATATCCTTGCATAACAGAAACTGATCTCTTGCACAGTTGGATGATGAAGCCTCAATTATTAATGTGGTTTTATAAGTGAAGTTGGATCTAATCAGAAGAGATCTCTTTTTTTGAAGGAAAAACTAGGGCCAAGACCATTATTTTAACCAAGACAGACAGATAATTGGATGCTGTCTGCAGAAAATGGGGGCAAACTCTCTGAATCTTGAAAATCCAAAATACTATTTAGTAGAACTTCTAGGTGAAATGAAAGCCATTTTATGAGCAAGCtgctatttttgctttttttctgcattcattttaaCTAATCAGCTGTTAACACTGGTTAACAATTTACTAGAAGACTTCCCTTAGGGATAATTATGCCATATTCTTTGGGATGGGAAGAAAGCCTGTTCAACTActgcacattttcaaaacaaaacacaaatctgCTTTGACTTAAACAAGAGAATATAATGTGAGGAAGGTATATTTTTGATTTCTAATGAACTAGTAAtacctttttcttttccatGTTGCGGACCTTCTTGTCAATCACAGCAAGAATCTGTTTCATGGTCTCAGTATTACTTGCATTTCCCATGTCTGTTATGGCAGACTGGACAGCATTGTTGCCAACCGTCACTGAAGGCATCTATGGAGAGAGAATATATGATACATGTTATATTTCTAGTCCTGAGTATAAGCAGAGACAATGGCGATGTGAAGCCGAAAGTGCACGCGGTATGGACtgtagtggtcgaccgatacaggtttttttaaggccgataccgattattttgacatcagttttAACCGATCCCCcatatgtgctgctgattttttttggggttgattcttgaagccgatattgctttttctccctccatttacatgataaaaatgacacaatgataacaaattttacacaagtctcaatttaaacaaaaaaaagaaacgtttattaacaaaacatattaacagttggatagcaaacaatgtgtatgttgttctaggcctcgaggtggtggcgccaaAGATGATGTGTTTTTGCATAGTTATTTcccacaaaataaatattttttggctggggcaatggtttttatcacagccttggatatgtcaaagattagcgacaaaatagatttttagtttttgtgtagtgtcaaatttaaaatttactaccctttcaggccattcgggctgaaaatgtccacttcccaaaaaaatactataaaagcTTTACAGGTTAATATATTTTCTACTTTTGTCTGTATAAActtcttaaacaacttctgccctgttcaaaactaccaaacattcaaagattttgaggaatttaaccctttaaatgccacgTTTGATTGCACGATGTCAcggtttttcaaagaaaaaacacaaaaaaattgagttattttccataaaataaatcatttttggctggggcatttgcttttatcacagccttggatatttcaaagattaagaacaaaatttattttaatacatttttagaatTATGTGTAgtgtcaaatttaaaatgtactacCCTTTCAGGCCATTCGGGCTGAAAAtctagtaatatatatatatatatatatatatatatatatatatatatatatatatatatatatatatattactagatataagtataattatatatatatatatattactagatataagtataattatatatatatatatattactagatataagtataattatatatatatatatatatatatatatatatattactagatataagtataattatatatatatatatatatatatatattactagatataagtataattatatatatatatatatatatacttgcaCTACTGTACAGTTAGATctgcattttttatataatccATACCTGTAtatagtgcattttttttatataattcattACTGTGTATATTGCACTATGATTCTCTTAATTACTGCTTAAGCACttttggttagatgctatctgcatttcgttgctttgtacttgtgacatgtgcaatgtcaataaagtttaatctaatctaaaaaaaaaaaaaatctccacttccaaaaaaacgctataaaaactttacagattaattttttttcctactttgTTCTGCATAACCCTCTAGCTAGCCGCTAGCCTTATGGAAACCGTCACAGCTGCGAACAGTTAGGTTTAACTAACGTTAAATGTCAGTTGATGTTGAAAATTTCCTTTTTGTCGTCGTTAGAAAGCCCGAAACCTTTCACTGGTTCAGGATGAATGATAGCTAGCTAGCGTTACATCAAATGAAATGTATGAATCAAACCCTGGTCCTAATCTCTGTCCCATTGTTAGCTGAGAAGCTAGTTAGCGGCTAATGACCCGAGGTAACCGGATgtcagtgaaaataaaataaataaaagcagttaTTATATGATCGTACAAAAGGAATGTCGTCGAAATAACGTTTATAAGTCGACTCGAACAAAGACGATTCGACACGCTGCGACAACTCGTTTTTTTGTGTCTCGACTCGAGATGACTAAAGGCGATTTGTTACACAAAAAACCACGTTAAACGGCCGATTGTCGGTGATGACATGAATCTCATACCTTTATACTCTTTGTCTTCAGAGAGATTGCCTTTGTCGGATTTAACGTTAGCCGTAAACGAGCAGTCTGTATCTTTTAGTTTCAGAGGTGTTTTTCTAGAAGGATGCTCCGGCTCTCACAGTAGCCAATGGCTGATTAGCTGCGGAGCTAACGGTAGCGGCTACAAGGACCCCTCTTCTGCCCTCAATAATGCCTGAGTGTAAAAGAtttatattaacccataagacagggatgggcaacctaaatgctggagggggccacaatttttcatcgacactaccatatggccacatataggaccgtgcacttaaccagaaatggtgaaactgcaattttaaatatgtttacagtgcagtaacttagcatatttcatgctcaaatgcatgtatgacagtataaataggaatacaaaaggtttgaagcaaataaaaaataaccactgactgtgatttctttctttttttcagtgcaagaacagcagaccaacattaatagCAATAAacaattttgtgcatttttacactgcacttttaagatttcatgctcaaatgtatgtagttgtactgagggccatttcaagtgagggtgcgggccgtatgcggcccccgggcctccagttgcccatccctgccataagaacccatggtgacacctgtgtaacaaacactttaaatcttctagaatctcccataacgtcaccctgttaaaataatcgcctaactcattttttcaagttttgcaggaaacacaaaaaacttcaccaaaagtgtaacatatgacatttattgatcatattggcatagtaatagcactgtgtgtaaagtatgtaacttaagagaaataagtgacacaagcctgtcagaaacatgatatgacaagtatcatgagcattaatgttacttcaaagtgtcattaatgttcatgacacatcccatgtcatgtttatgacacgctcatgtcactcttatgtagacaccttcaccagtcacaaaggcatgttcaaaaaattgcctaagtcacattttattttgacttagccataataaatccgcttaagtcacaaacttgacataggccattatcttaaaggggtaaaatcacattatCTGATCAATTGAGGATGTAGgcaattttaccataggtggccatctatctatctatctatctatctatctatctatctatctatctatctatctatctatctatctatctatctatctatctatctatctatctatctatctatctatctatctatctatctatagccTTCTTGTCAGAGACATAT
The Centropristis striata isolate RG_2023a ecotype Rhode Island chromosome 2, C.striata_1.0, whole genome shotgun sequence DNA segment above includes these coding regions:
- the caprin1a gene encoding caprin-1a isoform X2, with protein sequence MPSVTVGNNAVQSAITDMGNASNTETMKQILAVIDKKVRNMEKKKSKLDDCQARKSKGEQLNQDQLDALTKYQEITNNLDFARELQKNFLALGQEIQKALKKTARREQLQREEGEQRRLKTVLELQFLLDQLGDENVRQDLKRPDATGSPLLSDADLTSLDEFYKLVGPDRNYDVRLTEQYEEASVHLWDLLEGRDKAVAGSTYKSLKDTLDKVLLSGYFDRAQTHQNGTCEEEEEQEEQTVVAESQPVKPPSEPEGTATEKYAEQIQVETTEFVNRQFIPETTYSSTDKDQVEEWTVEAQMVNSFQHQPPAQLVTEPAVTVNHCTPPPPADPVVRKQVVQDLMAQMQGTYNFMQDSMLEFDGQALDPAIVSAQPMKPVQTVDLQQMGCPATLSESRLPQTSAVPVPQESSQVFNLNAPVPPTTDGQADPLKQPSQFPGAYGQGFSSPSDSSVDQPIPQETLQPVVGGFQPQDQVMPSAGGHEESSPGAGFGQSGQSFYNSRAVPRGGPRNSRGMMNGYRGSSNGFRGGYDGYRPPFSNAPSGYGQTQYNTSRDYSNNTYQREGYQQNYKRGAAQGPRGLSRGNAQAMRS